In Leptolyngbya sp. O-77, the genomic window ACGGTCAACACCTGCCCCGTACCAATCTGCGCTTCTTTGGTTTGCACCAGGAACTGCACCGCCTTTTGCACACCCGCTGCTGAATTTCCCGTTGCGACAAGAACGGGTAAACCGTTGTCTTCCAATGTGGTCAACATTAAAACGCCTGTATCGCCGGGCAGCGGCGTGTTGTTGCCGTCCAACAGCTGACCGTTGCGAATCGGCAGCGGCAGCGATAATTCTGACAGAACAGGCTGCTCTGCTGGCGTGCCCAGAATGACGACGCGATCGTTCCACTGGAGGTTATCCAAACTGCCCACCAGCCGAGTGTTGAGCGGGCGAAAGTCCACGAGTCGCCCCGCCTCAGCCTGAAAGATGGCTGCTGCATTCAGCCAGGTGTCGCTATAAGCGCGGGGCCGGAGATACGTGATCTGATTGGTATCGAGACTGAGGGTGTCAATGAAGGGGAACGGATAGCGGCTAAAATCTAGCGGCACAGACTCTAGCGCGTAGTCCAGAATGACCTTGGAATCAGGCAGAATCTCGGTCCACAGGGTTGGATCGGTGGCAACCGTACAATCTTCATTCGTTTGCTGTTCTGCCAGAATCGAAATTTCGTTGTAGTCCTGAATTAGATTAGACGGGATCTCGAAGACCACCTGACCAATCTGAGAATTGGGACGATTGAGCGGCACGCTGCCCACGCTGGTATCATTCACCCGAACCGTTAGGCTTGAGCGATCGGACAGCAGCGATGGAGAATGCTGGAACCGCAGTACGAGCTTGGCAGTTTTGACATCCCACTGACGGGGACGGTTAAACCCAAGCCGAGCCGTTGGGTACACGCCTTCCATGCGGAGGCGATTGCCCACCACCGGGCTGCGATTGAACTCAATCACATGCTGGTAGGTGGGTTCTGGCTTGGGCGCAGCGGGCGATGCGGTGGCAGCGGGCGGGTTCGCTGGCTGGGGGTTGGCGGCTGGCCGGGCTGGGCTGGCCGGGGCCGCAGGACGAGCGGCCGGGCGAGATGGCTGGCTGGGCGGCTGGGCAGGCGCGGCCCGGCGCACGGCAGGGGCAGGGCGGGGTGCAGGCTGAAAGTTTGGCGGAGAGGCTGGCCGATTGGGCAAGGACAATTCTCGGATCAGCGTATTTTCTCGCTGCTGCACGCTGGTTTGCGCGGAGGCACCGGGCAGCAGGCTCAGGCCCGCTCCTAGACCCAAGAGAATGAGCAGAATTGCCAGGGTTTGGTTTCGTTTGACACGCTTCCGGCGTGTCCGACCAGCGGGAGAGGCGTTGGGTGAGTGGTCTCGATTAAACGTAAGGAACCATTGACGCAGCGAACGAAACATAGACCTGTCTCTCTACTAGTAAAGGGGGTTTACGGGGCGGTCTAAGGCTGAAGCCAATTCACAGCCACATCAGTAGATGCAAGTAGCCCAAACCAAGCCAGATTTTGTGCGTAGTATGCAGAGTTGTTATCCCAAAAGCCGTTTTGATAAACAGGAAGAATTTTTTGCTGATAAATTTGCTCAGCAATTTGAGGGTTGGTTAATTGAAATGCCGCAAACAACATGCCGTATTGGGATGTAGATTCGTAAGGCACAAGGGGCTGACCTTGTAGGTCAATCTGTGCTGGAATCTTTTGCTGGGTTTTCCATTTGGATTCCAGCGACGGCAAGTGCTGCTGCAAGTATTCCCAGGCGGCAGGTTCGTTAAACCACTGGGCATCAATTCCAACGCGCCACCAGACCCGATATGCGTCGAATCCGTAGATGCTACGGATTGGGCTGGGTGGACGTAGGGGGATGTAGCTGCCGGTGGTGGTGTTGAGAGCGACCCAATCGCTGGGTAGCTTGGCGGAAGAAAGCTGGGAGGATTCGCGCAGGATTTTGTAGCTGCTGTCTACCAGGCTCATCCAGTTGCGATCGCCATCGACTTGGGCAAACAGGCGAAAGGCGTAGGGCGCGAGGTAGGAGGGATTGAGGTGGAGCAGGTCTGGCTGAGGCTGAAACGCTTCCTTGGGCCCTGGCAGCAGATAGCGCTGCTCGCGGGCTGGCTGAGAATTGGAGGAACGGGCGGAGTGGAGGGGGACAGCCACAGTGGAGAGAGTCCAAAGATCTCTCAGCTTTATACGCGCTAGCTGGAGATAATCCGGACGGTTCCAGCGGCGGGCTGCGAGAATGAGGGCGGTCACCGCGTCGATATCGGCATCGCTGGCGAAATTCTCGTCCAAAATCGTCCAATTGCCGTCTGCGTCTTTTCCCCACTTCCAGGCCCAGAGGTTGTCTCGGCGTTTGCCGCTGGCATCTAACCGCTGGAGGTTTTCTTCAGCCCAGTTCAGGGTTTGAGCAAAGGTTTCTGGGTCATCTATAAAGACGGCGCGGAGCATGGCGTAGGCCTGCCCCTCGGAGGTGGTGCGCTCGTCAGCTTCCCAGTCGATGACGCGGCCGTCTTGCTGGATGAATCTTTCTCGGTAGGCACTCCAACTTTCGGCGAGGAGGAGTTGCTTGGAGGCGATCGCCGCTGGAGTTGGCTCCGAAGTGTTGCCCGGTTGGGACACGACAGTTGCATCGGGTGGTGTACTTTGGGATAGCCCGGAGTTGTTGCAGCCCGCCAGGGTTGAGCCAAATACTAGCACTAGGGCGATCGCCCACGGTCTCAGGCTGGAGGCAGCGAATTGGAAGAATTGCATAGACCAGCATTCAAAGTGCGCTCTTTTCAGGAAGTCTCAGCAGAAATTTTTAGAGAGAAAATCTCAACAGGATTGAGCAAGGAAAAAATAAGACGGTTCTTTATCCATGACAATCTAAAATCATCCGCACATCCAACGAAAAATGCCGCGCCTTACTGAAGATTCATATTTGACTAAAGATTTGTATTCAGGTTGCAAATTCGCTGGGCGATCGCCATTCCCCTAACCTAGCTGCTGCGATGAAGTGTCCGAAAATGCCTTAAGATCCAGTAAAAATCCTGTGTTTATTGGGCTTGAAGGCTTTTGCCAGATAGGAGTCTTAGCCTTTGCCCAAACATTCCGAATGGGGGCAATCCTAGAGCGGTATAAATTAATGAAAAGCGCTTCGGTAAGAAGACCGAATCATAAAGACAACACCGACTATCGAGCATCGAAAGGGTCTGCTAAACAGTCGGTGTTGAGGAAGTGAGAGTTGAGGATTGGGTTACTTTTTAGACAGGTTTCCAGCCTTAGAAACGCTCCCAGTAAGGCTGAAATCCACGCTGCTGCAAGAAGCTTTCTTCGATTTGCTGGGCCTGGCGGACGAGAACTGGATTCATGCCGCCCATCTGCGCTGCTTGGGACTGCATGGCTGCAATTTGCGCCAGCGCTTCGAGCTTATTGCCCTGAGCGGCGGTTAATCCCAATAGCGCACTTTGGGCTGTCGGGTTATTGGGCTGAATGGCTAGCACCTCGCTGTAAATCATTGAGGCCGAGTTATAGCGACGCTGCTGGAATCGAACGCCGCCTAGGGCGGATAGTGCATCGATATTGCCGGGCGATCGCCGCAAAATTTCCTCATAGGCCTGGGCCGAAAGCCCCAAATTGCCCTGCTCTTGAGCAAGCTGGGCCTGCACAAAGTAAGCGCCGAGGTTGTTTGGGTCGCGGGCGATAATCTGGCGAATCTGCGCCTGAGCAAGCTGCGGATTGCGAACTGACACGACCTGGAGCTGGCGAATTCGCACCGGGATATTTTCCGGGTCTGCCTGGAGCAGCGCGTTATACAGCGGCTCTCGCTGCGGGGCGGCGGGCAGCGCTCCGGCCAGGCTGTATAATTCTGGCGGCGTATCGGTCAGCGGGCGACTGGCCAGCCACGCATTCAGCACGGCTTCGGCCTCGCCTACACCGAGGAAGCCCGCCTGATAGGCCAGGCTCGTGCGCCCCAGCACTTTGGCGTAGTCCGTCGGGTCGAGGGCGACAATCTGATCGTAAATGGTTAGTGCTTCGGCAGCGCGCCCTTGGGACTGGCGGATGCCTGCTAACCCTTGCAGCGCTCCGATGACCACGCCGCGATCGCCTGGATTGCTAACCAGAATGGACTGATAGCGCTGGGCGGCAGCTTCGGGATTGCCCTCGCGACGGTCGATTTCTGCCAGCAGCAGTTGAATGGCGAAGGGGTCTTGCTGACCCGCCGAGGTGGCAGAATAGGCCGCCAGCGCACTGCGGGCAGAGGCTAAATCTCCCCGGCGGATGTGGATTTGGGCAATGCGGAAATGCAGAAACGGCTCGTTGACCCCAGAATTTACCAAAGCCTGGTAGTAGGGCAGTAGCTCAATGCCGGGAGAATCGAGCCGAATCAGGGCTTGGGCGATCGCCTTCAGTTGTGCCGGATCAGCAGGAAGCGGCTGAAAATAGGTCTGGAGCCGCTGTTGGAAGGTTTGATTGGTAATCAGCCCGACTTGTCGTTCCAGAACTGCCACCTGCACCTGCAAGCCTACATCGGTCGGCTGCTGCTGGGCCAGTTGGCGATAAATTTCCAGGGCAAAGGCTTGTTCCGAAGGATAGCCACTCAGCACGTCTGCGATTTCTCGTGCCATGCCCACGGTCAACTGTGGCGACTGAAGCACCTCTCGATACAGGGCGATCGCCTCCTGAGCATAGGCAGGGCTGTTGCTGTAGCGGGCAATATCATTCAGTGCCCGCGCCAGGGCCAGGCGAGAATCCTGACGACCCCGCAGCGGCGTAATTACGGAAGCGGCTTGATTCACCTGGCCGTTGGCCGCATAGGCCGAAGCTAGCGCCGAGCGGATTTGAATCGTGGTGCTGTCGAGGGTGCGCGATTCGCGAGGCGATCCCTGCGGGAATCGCCGCAGTTCTGCCTCTAGCACCTCTACCGCCTGGCCCGCACTACCCGTTTCCCGCAGGGCCAGTGCATAGGCGATCGCCTGTCCACCCCGAATGGGCCGGCCCGTCGCTCGATAGCGATTAAATAAGTCCAGACTGCGCTGATATTCTCCGGCGTAGGCGTGGATTTCTGCCGCACCCAGCACTGCTTCTGGCGTTGGGTTATTTTGCAGCACAATGGCATAGTCTGCCAGCGACTCGGCAAACCGCCCCTGATAGCCCAGCAACAGCGCCCGCTGGGCCCGCGCTTCGTTGTCGTTAGGGTTGATGGTCAGCAGTCGGTTTAGCGCTTCGATGCCCTGCGCCTGCCATTCGGGACGAAATCCGCCCAGCACGCCCACCGTCAGCAGCGCCAGCCGATTGTTGGGATCAAGCTCCAGCACGCGCCGATAGGCATTGAACGCATCGGCATCGCGACCTGCCCGCCGAAGGGCGATCGCCAGACCCAACTGCGCCTCCAGCGATTGCGAATCAGAGCGGAGTACTTGCTGAAAAACGCGAATCGCCTGATCCACCAAGCCCTGGTTGAGCAGCGTATAGCCCCGACGCACTTCCGACGGAACCGCTTGGGCCAGGGCGGGTGGCGCGGTTAGCGGCAGCGTTCCCAGCAGAGAACTGCTCAACAGCGCCAGCCCAGCCAAACAACCGATTTGTGTTTGCAACTGTTTCATCAGTCTGCCAATCTGCCTCAAAATGGGGTTTTCATAATGGGGTTTCCGCCTTGGGCGATCGCCTCTACGGATTGCCTCAACAGGCGGCCTCTCATCAAAATCATGCTCTGGCCAGAATTAATCTGAACCAAAATTAATGGCTCTGGATGACTAATCTGAGGAACCTGGGCGGGCGCAGATCAACTACGCCCGTTGGATACTCCACTTCAACCGTGTAATCGAACAAGGGAGACCGAACCAAGGGGACTCAGCAAGGGTGACTTAGAAACTGCCGCGTGGCAGCACATCAAAATCAGCCCGCAGACGAACGCCAGCAACGGATTCTGAGAATTCATTGAGCTGCTGGAAGGTAAAGCCCATACGGATATTGCGGGCTACAGGCAGATCATAGAAGACCTCTAGCACATCAGGGCGGCGTGCCCCTGCACTTTGACGTAGCCCCGCGTTGGAAAGTGCCTGACCATATCCCAAACCGAGGCGATCGCCATCGCGGAACAGGTCAAACAAGTTAAACCCAAAGCTGTAGGTATCACCCGACTCATCCAGATCCCGGTTGTAATACTGACCATAGCGCCCAAACAGACCCAGATTGAGTTCAGGAATAAAGAGTTCAGCATTCACGCCATACGCACTTTCCTGATCGTCCGAGTCGATCCCAAACGTGCCGTCTCCTCGTGAAGCGCTGCCCGACTCGCGGAAGCCGTCATTTTTACCGCCGTCGATCGACGAGGTGTACGTTCCTCGCAGGATTAGATTGCCGACTCGGAACCCGATTTCGCCCGCAAAGGCATTCAGCGCGAAGTCATCAATACTCCGATCCGAGGAGAAGGTCGCAACCTTCGCTTCTAAGTTATCAGTAATGCTCCAGTTCAGCAGAAATACCGGACGGGAACCAATGGCCGCTGCCGCCAGTGCCGGGTTGGTCTGAAACACGGGATTGAAGAAGTGGGTCAGCGAGTCTTTGGCAAAGCTATTGCGGTCAAAATAGGAGGTCAAGTCCATCTGCCCTGCTACCAAGCGCAGACTGGGAATGTCCGGTAGCGATGCCGCAATGTAAAGCTCGTTCAGGTTCAGACCATCGTCATCGGTGAAGGCCTCGCCCGTCGCCAAATCCAGCGACCCCCCCACCAGAAAGTTAGGAGAAAACGGATAGATGCCGCTCAGCCGTCCCCGTGCCGAAAACTCATCGGCCTGGTAAATTGCCCCTGCTTGAAATTGCAGGACGGGTTGAGTCAGGGCTTCGCGTCGCCCTGGCAGCGACTCCTGGCCAGTCGTCGCAGGAAAGGGCTGACCCAACACAGGCGCAGTGGGAACGGGCGCAAGCTGATTCGCCGTACCCGGTGGTGCGACAGGAATCGCTTGAATCCCTGGCTGCTGAAACCCCGGTTGCTGAAAGCCAAAGCCTGGATTTTGCGTCGGCAGCGGCGCAGCCTGGATAGGCTGGGTGTTTGGCACAAAGGTAGGGGGTAAAATCTGTGCTAGCACAGGGCCCACTGGCGCTGCACCCCCGGCAGGAACGGTCTGGCTTTGGTAAGGCGGCGGCGGCAGCGGCGTAGAGGGGTTGCCGGTTCTAGAAGGCGCAGCGGGGACGCTCAGCGGCGCGAACTCTAGCGGTGGAATTGTGGGGACTGCGGCGGGCCCTTGCCAGGTCGGCATCGGCCACCCCGGAGTTTGGTACTGCATCGCACTCCCAGACATGCCCATCGGTAGGGTTGGAGCGCTGGCGCTCATGCCACTTTGGGTTGCATTGCCATAGCCATATCCGCCATAGCCATAGCTGGGCTGTCCTATGCTGGTCTGCCCCATATAGCCATAGTTGGGCTGCCCTGTAGCAACGCTGCCTGGAGCGCTGTAGGGTGTGGCATAGCCCGGAGCCATGCCGTAGCCAGGAATGCTGGGAACCCCACCGGGTGTGATGCCCATCGGGCTGGCCTGTGGCTGACCGCCGTAGCCATATCCCGGCATTCCACCGGGCATCGATAGAGCCGCGCCCTGGGGCATAGGCGGTTGAAAGACAAAGCTTGCATTTGGATTCAAAGCTTGTCCGGGAAAGGCTTGTCCAGGAAAGGCTTGTCCGGAAACCGAGACAGGTGCGTAGGGATTGGCATAGCCGATGGCCGATCCGCTAGGGTAGCCATAGCCTGCTCCTGCTACGGGCATCTGCACGACGACGGGGACAGGCGTGCCGTTGGGCAGATAGCCGATGACGGTGGCTGGATAAGTGGCTGGGCCGCCTGCAATGTTGCCCAGTCCATTACTAAAGCCGTTACCAGCGCTGGGCACAGGCTGGACTGGATAACCTGGCTGAGCTGGCATGTAGAACACGAAGGGAGCCGAGGAACTGGGGCTTTGGCCCTGGAGCAATGCACCAGCCATTCCAGACTGTGGTGTGCCGTAGGCGGTTGGGAGGGGAGAACTTGGGGTTCCAGGAACCAGTCCGGGCATTTGCCCAGTCATCTGGACAGGCATTGGAGAGATGGCAGCCGTACCGCCGACTGGAGCGCCCGGAGTGACGGGGTAAAACGTGAAGGGAGTAGAGGAACCCGCGATCGCCCCCGGAAGTCCTGAAGATAGGGTTGAAGGTGCAGCCGGAGAGATGGTTGAGGCTGACGCTGGGGGGGCAGGTTCGACAGCCGCCCCGATCCTGCTAAAACCGTTTGGGTTGATTGAGACCCCTGCGGCATGTGCCGCTGCGGATTCGGCCGCTGCGATCGCACGGGTCATTTCAGGATTTGAGCTATCTGTATTGGAATCGGCATTGGAAGCAATTGGCGCGGCAGGTGGATGATGTTGGGCGATCGCCGGACGCAGAGCCTCGGATAAATTTTTGCTAACCGTTACGGATTCAGGGGCGACACCACCGCTGGCTGAGTCAGTCGGAATCTCTGGAGTCGCGCTCTGTGCCAGAAAGTTTGAATCAGAGGGGGGCTGATCCGGCACATCAGAGGCAGATGCGGTGGCAGTGTTGGCAAGCACGAGTCCCAATCCTAGCCAGATCAGGGCAGAACTGGAGGTGGATCGGCTATTCAGCAAGATACTCTTGAGCAAACTGGTTAATATCCAAGCCATGGATCACTTCCGCATCATGATGAAGGTTTTAAGGGTTGGGGGCAACCTTTCAGCATTTTTTGCGTGGTGGGATACGCGCTGCCCTGAACGGGTGGGGGGGGGGTCTGACCGCCCGCGTACCTCACTGGCTTCAAAAACGCTGTATGTAGGTTAGATGAAGTTTGAGGCGGATTTACGTTCAAACTTTGTGGATTTCGTGCGATCGCCCAACTCATGTTTAGACTCGACTTGTACCGATCGTCAATCAAAATCTGGTTCATCGGTTAACCCATCCCGTCCACTGTACAGTGTCCCCATCGACGAATCCGGTTCAGATCCTGAAAATTGTCCATTCCTAAACATTCTCACCCCCCCTTATCGGTTCTCATGTTGTCGTTCCTACGCCAAGCTAGCCAAATCGCTCTCATTCAAGCGCAAAACCAAGCTCGAAAAATAGCCTTCAGCACTATGTCCCGAACCCTGTCCAACACAACTTGTCAAACGACGAATTTGATCTTCAAAAGACTGGTTCTCTTAGGGCTGATTTCGGTTATGACAGTTGGCTCTCTAAGCTGCTCGTCTGCCCCTGCGAACTTGCGTGGTCTGACCAACTCCGGCACCCCACTTAACTTATCTATTCGCGAAATCCAGGACGAAGGCGGTGGTACGTATACGGTTTCGGGCACGACCTCCCTGCCCAGCAAGACCAAAATCACGGTTTCTGCGGTTCGATATTTGGTCGAAGGCGCAAACCCTGAAACCAATAGCGAAACCGATATTCCCTACGCCATTCTGGATCGTCAGATTGCTGAAGTCGGACAAGGAAACTGGCAGGCGGAGCTAAACCTGTGGCAGATTGCGCCAGATGGAAAGTTTCAGGAAGCCTGGCAATTGAGCCAGCAAGATGCGAATGTGATCTTCACTCCGGATGCCAACGTGACATTTTTGGCAACCTTTGATCCGGTCAATCAACCTGAAAACTTTAAGGCAGAAGTAGAAAAGCTGGATACGTCGCTCCAGGCTGCTCTGGCACGCTTTACGCCCGACGGTGAGCTTTATCTGCAAGCGAGTCGGGTGATGGCGATCGCCCTGCCCACAGGACAAACCACCCCACCCCAACCCTCTCGACTCGCAGATGGAGTTCGTCGCAGTAAGCGCACAGCCGCCTCGCGCACCAGTCAGGCTAATGCAACCCAGGAACCCACCTCCTGGCGTAAAACCACTGCGCCGCTCAAGCCAGCCGAAATGCTGCGATAGATTGCCAACCCTGGAGTTGTTCTCATTAGACGAGTTAGGCAAGTTAGAGTTTGAATTCGGCTCTACAGCATTTTCTTGCGGGGTGAGGCACATGCTGCCCTCACGAGGCAAGGGCTTATTGACCATCCGTGCGCCTCACTAGCTTCAAAAACGCTGTAGCAGAGTTTTCTTAAGCCCTTCCTAGAAGGGACTTACCAGAAGGGAATTAAACGACAGAAACCATCTTTCCAGAGGATTGAAGCGAGAGGATTGCAGCGCTTTATAATTCCTGGAGAGATGGTTTTATTTTTTGTTTTTGTGTTGCGTTAAATGAAGTTATAAAAAGATTGCAAATAATGAAACTTTTGGGGTGAGCGATCGCCTCAAATTCACCTTTTGCGAGAGGCATATCGAGTCTTTTAGTAGTCGATTTGACAGTTTACATGAGTAGCTGAGCATACGATACGAAGTTGCTAAACTGCTTTTTAACCTGGTTTCAGATATTGTTTGAAGTACGCAATTAAGCAGTAATGTCTGTTAATTTGAAGCCCTATAAAACAAATAATATCTGACCCAAAATCTGACCCAAACAAAACAAGTAAATAGAGGTTTTCCTATGCCGAAGACGTTATTTAAGATAGATTTGACCAAGCCAATGAACGAGCAAGAATTGCCTGGGCACAATCGCTGGCATCCAGAAATTCCCGCCGTCGTGTCTGTCAATCCGGGGGATATCTTTCGGATTGAATGTAAGGACTGGACCGATGGGCAAATCAAGAACAACGACAGTCCTGATGATATCCGCGATGTGGATTTGACCGTGGTGCATGTCCTCAGCGGGCCAATCTGGGTCAATGGGGCCCAGCCAGGCGATATTCTTGTGGTTGACCTGCTAGACATTGGGGCTTTGCAAGGGGACGAATGGGGCTTTACAGGTATTTTTGATAAGAAAAATGGGGGTGGCTTTTTAACCGATCATTTCCCAAATCCTGCGAAAGCAATTTGGGATTTTCAAGGCATTTACACTACCTCAAGACATATTCCAGGGGTGCGGTTTGCAGGCATTATTCACCCTGGACTGATCGGCTGCGCTCCCTCTCACG contains:
- a CDS encoding cellulose biosynthesis cyclic di-GMP-binding regulatory protein BcsB, coding for MFRSLRQWFLTFNRDHSPNASPAGRTRRKRVKRNQTLAILLILLGLGAGLSLLPGASAQTSVQQRENTLIRELSLPNRPASPPNFQPAPRPAPAVRRAAPAQPPSQPSRPAARPAAPASPARPAANPQPANPPAATASPAAPKPEPTYQHVIEFNRSPVVGNRLRMEGVYPTARLGFNRPRQWDVKTAKLVLRFQHSPSLLSDRSSLTVRVNDTSVGSVPLNRPNSQIGQVVFEIPSNLIQDYNEISILAEQQTNEDCTVATDPTLWTEILPDSKVILDYALESVPLDFSRYPFPFIDTLSLDTNQITYLRPRAYSDTWLNAAAIFQAEAGRLVDFRPLNTRLVGSLDNLQWNDRVVILGTPAEQPVLSELSLPLPIRNGQLLDGNNTPLPGDTGVLMLTTLEDNGLPVLVATGNSAAGVQKAVQFLVQTKEAQIGTGQVLTVTNLVAEPSPPPREWPGYLPTRNSFTLRDLTTLGGQNFEDITVHGTNAPPIEIPFRALPDDRFSRGSRMRVDYSYSAQVDPRTSTVEVRLDDVTIGSKRLNSARGGRDSLDVDLPAELIQPDSQLNVVFNLNPRSAEVCGLSKDQSLWGTLHGDTDFNLKRDIFTRMPDLRLLQAGYPFTAPQDLSETAFVMPSAPRDADVRTMLAVSERLGRLSRAPSVNLQVYTGGNLPAEARGMNLVGIGTRDRFPLPEVMESGGFELRNLFSRGWRGSRVQALPDGQGVVKLMVSPNNGDRAVLAITGQSEQGLTDAAEVFKRDPLFSQLNGDTVLISRNKPNPSPNDPYAYKLDILREEPLQQVQKTGFLSRISIFIQDNWFLLPTGMLLISLLLYGISQLYVNRLAKSGEVK
- a CDS encoding tetratricopeptide repeat protein, with translation MKQLQTQIGCLAGLALLSSSLLGTLPLTAPPALAQAVPSEVRRGYTLLNQGLVDQAIRVFQQVLRSDSQSLEAQLGLAIALRRAGRDADAFNAYRRVLELDPNNRLALLTVGVLGGFRPEWQAQGIEALNRLLTINPNDNEARAQRALLLGYQGRFAESLADYAIVLQNNPTPEAVLGAAEIHAYAGEYQRSLDLFNRYRATGRPIRGGQAIAYALALRETGSAGQAVEVLEAELRRFPQGSPRESRTLDSTTIQIRSALASAYAANGQVNQAASVITPLRGRQDSRLALARALNDIARYSNSPAYAQEAIALYREVLQSPQLTVGMAREIADVLSGYPSEQAFALEIYRQLAQQQPTDVGLQVQVAVLERQVGLITNQTFQQRLQTYFQPLPADPAQLKAIAQALIRLDSPGIELLPYYQALVNSGVNEPFLHFRIAQIHIRRGDLASARSALAAYSATSAGQQDPFAIQLLLAEIDRREGNPEAAAQRYQSILVSNPGDRGVVIGALQGLAGIRQSQGRAAEALTIYDQIVALDPTDYAKVLGRTSLAYQAGFLGVGEAEAVLNAWLASRPLTDTPPELYSLAGALPAAPQREPLYNALLQADPENIPVRIRQLQVVSVRNPQLAQAQIRQIIARDPNNLGAYFVQAQLAQEQGNLGLSAQAYEEILRRSPGNIDALSALGGVRFQQRRYNSASMIYSEVLAIQPNNPTAQSALLGLTAAQGNKLEALAQIAAMQSQAAQMGGMNPVLVRQAQQIEESFLQQRGFQPYWERF
- a CDS encoding glycosyl hydrolase family 8 gives rise to the protein MQFFQFAASSLRPWAIALVLVFGSTLAGCNNSGLSQSTPPDATVVSQPGNTSEPTPAAIASKQLLLAESWSAYRERFIQQDGRVIDWEADERTTSEGQAYAMLRAVFIDDPETFAQTLNWAEENLQRLDASGKRRDNLWAWKWGKDADGNWTILDENFASDADIDAVTALILAARRWNRPDYLQLARIKLRDLWTLSTVAVPLHSARSSNSQPAREQRYLLPGPKEAFQPQPDLLHLNPSYLAPYAFRLFAQVDGDRNWMSLVDSSYKILRESSQLSSAKLPSDWVALNTTTGSYIPLRPPSPIRSIYGFDAYRVWWRVGIDAQWFNEPAAWEYLQQHLPSLESKWKTQQKIPAQIDLQGQPLVPYESTSQYGMLFAAFQLTNPQIAEQIYQQKILPVYQNGFWDNNSAYYAQNLAWFGLLASTDVAVNWLQP